The genome window TATTTCTACAGTCTTGCTACAGAAGGCGGCAGTACCGAAGGTTTGATCCTTCCCTCAAAAACTTTGATAGGAAATACCTAAATGATTCAGACAGACATTCTTGCTTTTTTTCAGACTCAGGCCAATCCTTTTTGGGATGGGATGGCCACGGGTATCACTATGTTTGGGGAAGAGCTGATTTATATCCTCATTATTGCTGTGTTTTTTTGGGGAATTTCCAAAAAAAAGGGCATGATCCTGGCATTTACTTTACTGACATCCCTGTTTCTCAATAATCTTGTGAAGATTCTTGTACATAGTCCCCGGCCCTTCGAGGTTCTGGACAATATCAATGGAAAACGGCTTAAAACGGCAACGGGGTACTCCTTTCCCAGTGGTCATACACAGGGAGCTTCCAGTTTTTACTTCACCCTTGTTTATCTCTTCCGGAACAGGCTTTTTCAGCTTTGCTGCCTGGTAATTTTATTCCTTGTCGGGATCTCCCGTCTGTACCTGGGGGTACACTGGCCCCTTGATGTGCTGGGCGGATGGTTTCTGGGGATCAGCACAGCCTGGCTGGTTGCGTCAAAGATCGACCGCCTCTGGGAGGACCCTTCCGGCTTGGAGCGACTTATCCTGATATTAAGCGGATTGACAATTCTATTTACAGCCATGATGTCCTTTCTAGAAGTGTTTTACTTTAGAGGCGCAGTCAAAACCGAGGATTTTTTCAAGGGGGCCGGTATACTGTTGGGCTGTTTTTCCGGATTTCTTATAGAGAGACGGTTCACTGATTTTTCTGCATCAAAGGGGACTCTCCTACAGAAAATCCTCAGAATATTCATAGGTATTTCAGGGATTGTGCTCCTCCAGGGAGGAGTCAAGGTTTTACTGTCCGATGCCGCATTCAGTCACCTTTTGAGATATGCCCTCATGGGATTATGGATGACCCTGATATTTCCATGGCTAGGATGCAAAGTCCGTCTGTTCGACAGTTCTCCCTTTGTGGGAGAGGCGAAAACTCAAGAGGAGTAAGAATAGAGCGCTTAACATAAAGTAGGGAATGATTTCAAGGCCAAATATCCTGGCTAGAATACCAGCCAGGGATGGAACGAGGGCCGCTCCAATTCCGGCTGCGGCAATCTGCATGCCTATGGTATGACTTTGAAACTTTCGTTCCACCCGTTTTTCCGTATCGGAAACCAGTCCAGGAAAAATAGGGGCTATGGCCAGTCCGCTTAATCCGATACCAAATATGCTTAAGCCGTTATGGAGATCCACAATAATAAAAACTGTTCCCAGGATGGCAAGGAAAATGCTGAAATAGAGCATAACAGAGACTGTCAATTTCCTATTGAACCAGCCGGCTAGAATACGGCCGATGGTAAACATTGCCCAGTAGGCCCCGGAAATGAATCCTGCAAGCGTGGGTGAGACTCCCCTTGATTCTGTTAGAAGGGTGTAAGACCAGAGGCCCAACCCCAGTTCTACACCTGTATAAATCATGAACATCAACATATTCAGCCAGGTCGTGAGTCTTCTCATTGTTTCTAAGAGGGACGCTTCTTCTTTTACATGAGTCTCCTCTTTCAGAGTCATATTGTGCCACCAGCCTCGGGTAAAAAGAAAAATCAATGCCAGAAGGATTTGGAATATGGTGACGATGATATAACCCCATTGCCAACGCTGGGTCAGTGTGATTCCCAGTGTCATGATTACTGGGCCGATGGTGACGCCCAAGCCAAAACTGGCATGAAGCCATTGCATCATACGGTCACTGTGATTCTGGGCAATATAGGTATTGATCCCCGCATCTACGGCCCCCGCTCCCAATCCTCCCAGGGTTGATGCTGCAACAAATAAGACCCATAGAGGGGTGATCGAGTTGATCAGGAGAGCAATGGCCGTCACAGCACAGCTCAGGCTGAGAAGTCCTCCCAGTCCTAACTTCTTGACCAATACCCCGCTAAAGAAACTGGAAAGAGTATAACCAGCCGTCGAAAATATAAGGAGGAGACCCATCGCATCCAGGGGAAGGGTAAAATCCTTCCTTATGCCGGGCCAAGCTACGCCCAGAAGCCCGTCGGGAAGGCCCAGAGAAATAAAGGCAATGAACGATAAAGCAATGAGGCTGATCCCTGTTCTTTTCATTTAGGTTCTTCCTATTTCAATGTATTGATTCCTTCCATATTAGACTAAAACATCCATTTTAATCTTGGATTTTAATAACATATGGTTCCAACTATATGGTATTCTCAATAAAAGGAGGGCCTATGGATTCAAAGAATGTCAACATCATCATTGATGGTCAGAGTATCAGCACTAGATCTGGAATGAGACTTCTTGATGCCGCCCGTGAACACGGGATTGATATCCCCTCTTTGTGTTACAAGAAACATATGCTTCCCCTGGACTCCTGCCGCATGTGTGTGGTCCGTGTAAAAGGTCTGGCCGGCTTGAAGAGTTCCTGTTCTCTTGTTGTGGAGGAGGGGATGGACATCTGCTCCATGGATGACGAGATTGAGGCTGTACGACGGACAACTCTGGAACTGATTCTTGCAGATCATGATTATGATTGTTCAATCTGTCACCAGGCGGGAGAGTGTACCCTGCAAGATCTAGCCTACCGGTATCAGATTGATGCTCAGGGGTGCAGAGATTTCAGAGCTGTTGAAGATCGTCCCGTAGTAGAGCCTGATGTCACTTCTCCGGTTTTGGAATTTGATCCGGGAAAGTGTATCCGCTGTGGAATTTGCATCCAGGCCTGTTCAGAGCTTCAGGGTAAGCATGTTCTGGATTTTATGGATAGGGGTATGCAGGTTTTTCCTTCACCAGAATACTGGACCTGGAAAGAATCCAGCTGCGATGGATGTGGAGAGTGTGTCCAGAATTGTCCTACCGCCGCCTTGACAGAAAAGCCCGTCAATGGAAGGTTTCGAATCAGTGATATTGATAAAAGAGTCCGGACAAGCTGCGGCTACTGTGGTGTCGGTTGTCAGATGGACCTCTGGGTCAGGAATAACCAGGTTGTCAAGGTGAGGGGGGCCGGAGCGGATGTTTTGCCCAACAGAGGACGTCTGTGTGTAAAAGGACGATTCGGATATCAATTCCTGGGCAGTCGTGAGCGTCTGAGGGTCCCTCTCATCAGGAAAAAGGGAACTTTTTGTGAAGTCTCCTGGGAGGAAGCCCTGGATTATACGGCACAAAAACTTGCAGAGATCCGGGATGAGTCTGGACCGGATTCTCTCGCGGGATTGGCCTCGGCCCGATGTACCAATGAAGAGAATTATATTTTTCAGAAATTCTTCAGGGCCGCCGTGGGGACCAATTCTGTGGATCACTGTGCCAGGCTTTGCCATGCCCCAACCGTCGCCGGGCTGGTTCGTGCCTTCGGGTCCGGTGCCATGACAAATCCCATTGAAGATCTGGCAGGGGCAGACTGCATTCTTGTTACGGGAGCCAATGTCTCTGAGACCCATCCGGTTACCGCTACCTACATTCGCAATGCCAGGGATAGAGGGGCTCAGATCATAGTCATTGATCCACGGAAAATTGATTTGATTCAAGGTTCGACTCTATGGCTCAGACCGAAGTCCGGTACAGACGTCGCCTGGATCAACGGCTTGATCCATATCATTTTAGAGGAGGGATTGGCCGACAGGGAGTTTATCAGAACCCGGACGGATAATTTCGTGGCCCTTGAAGAAGCCGTCAAGCCCTTTACTCCCCGCGTAGTGGAAGACATCTCGGGCATTTCTGAAAAGCAGCTGCGCCAGGCCGCCCGTCTCTATGGAGCTGCCTCTAAATCCTCCATTGTCTTCGCCATGGGCATCACCCAGCACATTACCGGTACGGATAATGTACTGTCTCTGGCCAATCTCGCCATGGTTTGCGGTCAGGTCGGCAGGGCTTCTACGGGAGTGAATCCCTTACGAGGACAAAACAATGTCCAGGGAGCCTGTGATATGGGGGGACTTCCTAATGTGTTTCCCGGCTATCAACATGTTTCAGATCCTGAGATCCGCTTAAAGTTTGAGACCGCCTGGGGGAGGGCCCCTTTAGCTGCAAAAACGGGTCTGACCGTGATGGAAATGATGAATTCCGCCTCGGAAGGCCGCGTCAGGGGCATGATGATCATGGGTGAGAATCCAATGCTCTCCGATCCGAATCTAAATCATGTAGAAGCCTCCCTGAAGGCCCTCGATTTTCTTGTGGTTCAGGATATTTTTATGACAGAAACCTCAGCATTGGCCGATGTTATTCTCCCGGCAGCGGCATTCGCCGAGAAAGAGGGGAGCTTTACCAATACGGGGCGCAGGGTGTTGAGAGTTCGCAAGGCCGTCGAACCTCCCGGAGAGTCCAGAGCAGACTGGCAGATTCTTACTGAAATTTCCACCCGCATGGGGTATCCCATGGCCTATAAAAATAGCTCACAAATCATGAAGGAAATCGCGTCTCTTACTCCCATATATGGGGGCATCT of Oceanispirochaeta crateris contains these proteins:
- a CDS encoding phosphatase PAP2 family protein, whose translation is MIQTDILAFFQTQANPFWDGMATGITMFGEELIYILIIAVFFWGISKKKGMILAFTLLTSLFLNNLVKILVHSPRPFEVLDNINGKRLKTATGYSFPSGHTQGASSFYFTLVYLFRNRLFQLCCLVILFLVGISRLYLGVHWPLDVLGGWFLGISTAWLVASKIDRLWEDPSGLERLILILSGLTILFTAMMSFLEVFYFRGAVKTEDFFKGAGILLGCFSGFLIERRFTDFSASKGTLLQKILRIFIGISGIVLLQGGVKVLLSDAAFSHLLRYALMGLWMTLIFPWLGCKVRLFDSSPFVGEAKTQEE
- a CDS encoding MFS transporter, coding for MKRTGISLIALSFIAFISLGLPDGLLGVAWPGIRKDFTLPLDAMGLLLIFSTAGYTLSSFFSGVLVKKLGLGGLLSLSCAVTAIALLINSITPLWVLFVAASTLGGLGAGAVDAGINTYIAQNHSDRMMQWLHASFGLGVTIGPVIMTLGITLTQRWQWGYIIVTIFQILLALIFLFTRGWWHNMTLKEETHVKEEASLLETMRRLTTWLNMLMFMIYTGVELGLGLWSYTLLTESRGVSPTLAGFISGAYWAMFTIGRILAGWFNRKLTVSVMLYFSIFLAILGTVFIIVDLHNGLSIFGIGLSGLAIAPIFPGLVSDTEKRVERKFQSHTIGMQIAAAGIGAALVPSLAGILARIFGLEIIPYFMLSALFLLLLSFRLSHKGRTVEQTDFAS
- the fdhF gene encoding formate dehydrogenase subunit alpha, yielding MDSKNVNIIIDGQSISTRSGMRLLDAAREHGIDIPSLCYKKHMLPLDSCRMCVVRVKGLAGLKSSCSLVVEEGMDICSMDDEIEAVRRTTLELILADHDYDCSICHQAGECTLQDLAYRYQIDAQGCRDFRAVEDRPVVEPDVTSPVLEFDPGKCIRCGICIQACSELQGKHVLDFMDRGMQVFPSPEYWTWKESSCDGCGECVQNCPTAALTEKPVNGRFRISDIDKRVRTSCGYCGVGCQMDLWVRNNQVVKVRGAGADVLPNRGRLCVKGRFGYQFLGSRERLRVPLIRKKGTFCEVSWEEALDYTAQKLAEIRDESGPDSLAGLASARCTNEENYIFQKFFRAAVGTNSVDHCARLCHAPTVAGLVRAFGSGAMTNPIEDLAGADCILVTGANVSETHPVTATYIRNARDRGAQIIVIDPRKIDLIQGSTLWLRPKSGTDVAWINGLIHIILEEGLADREFIRTRTDNFVALEEAVKPFTPRVVEDISGISEKQLRQAARLYGAASKSSIVFAMGITQHITGTDNVLSLANLAMVCGQVGRASTGVNPLRGQNNVQGACDMGGLPNVFPGYQHVSDPEIRLKFETAWGRAPLAAKTGLTVMEMMNSASEGRVRGMMIMGENPMLSDPNLNHVEASLKALDFLVVQDIFMTETSALADVILPAAAFAEKEGSFTNTGRRVLRVRKAVEPPGESRADWQILTEISTRMGYPMAYKNSSQIMKEIASLTPIYGGISYERLEDENLQWPCPSQEHPGTPFLHKEQFSRGKGLFHPVDYIPPAERPDKEYPFVLSTGRLLYHYHTATMTRRSEALNDFAPSAYGEINGEDLDRLGAGEGDLLKVTSRRGEIVVPARKSDRVAPGVLFIPFHFHESPVNRLTNDALDPASKIPELKVSACRVELV